In one Amblyraja radiata isolate CabotCenter1 unplaced genomic scaffold, sAmbRad1.1.pri scaffold_1059_ctg1, whole genome shotgun sequence genomic region, the following are encoded:
- the LOC116969713 gene encoding LOW QUALITY PROTEIN: cell surface glycoprotein 1-like (The sequence of the model RefSeq protein was modified relative to this genomic sequence to represent the inferred CDS: inserted 1 base in 1 codon; deleted 2 bases in 1 codon; substituted 1 base at 1 genomic stop codon) — translation PEPEPEPEPEPEPEPEPEPEPEPEPEPEPEPEPEPEPEPEPEPEPEPEPDPXPEPEPEPEPEPEPEPEPEPEPEPEPNPNPNPNRTEPEPEPEPEPEPEPEPEPEPTEPEPEPEPEPEPEPEPEPEPEPEPEPEPNPNRTEPEPEPEPEPEPEPTEPEPEPEPEPEPEPEPEPEPEPEPEPEPEPNPNPNPNPNPNPKPEPEPEPEPEPEPEPEPEPEPEPEPEPNPNPNPNPNPNPEPEPXPEPEPEPEPEPEPEPEPEPEPEPEPEPEPEPEPEPNPNRTRTRTNRTRTRTEPEPEPETEPEPEPEPDPEPEPEPEPEPEPEPEPNPNPNPNPKPEPETRTRTRTRTETQPEPEPEPEPEPNPNPNPEPEPEPEPEPEPEPKPEP, via the exons cccgaacccgaacccgaacccgaacccgaacccgaacccgaacccgaacccgaacccgaacccgaacccgaacccgaacccgaacccgaacccgaacccgaacccgaacccgaacccgaacccgaacccgaacccgaacccgaacccgacc gacccgaacccgaacccgaacccgaacccgaacccgaacccgaacccgaacccgaacccgaacccgaacccgaaccgaacccgaacccgaacccgaaccgaaccgaacccgaacccgaacccgaacccgaacccgaacccgaacccgaacccgaacccgaaccaaccgaacccgaacccgaacccgaacccgaacccgaacccgaacccgaacccgaacccgaacccgaacccgaacccgaacccgaaccgaacccgaaccgaaccgaacccgaacccgaacccgaacccgaacccgaacccgaaccc accgaacccgaacccgaacccgaacccgaacccgaacccgaacccgaacccgaacccgaacccgaacccgaacccgaacccgaacccgaaccgaacccgaacccgaacccgaacccgaacccgaacccgaaacccgaacccgaacccgaacccgaacccgaacccgaacccgaacccgaacccgaacccgaacccgaacccgaacccgaacccaacccgaacccgaacccgaaccctaacccgaaccccgaacccgaaccctaacccgaacccgaacccgaacccgaacccgaacccgaacccgaacccg aacccgaacccgaacccgaacccgaacccgaacccgaacccgaacccgaacccgaaccgaacccgaaccgaacccgaacccgaacgaaccgaacccgaacccgaaccgaacccgaacccgaacccgaaaccgaacccgaacccgaacccgaacccgaccccgaacccgaacccgaacccgaacccgaacccgaacccgaacccgaaccgaacccgaacccgaacccgaacccgaaaccCGAACCcgaaacccgaacccgaacccgaacccgaaccgaaacccaacccgaacccgaacccgaacccgaacccgaaccgaacccgaacccgaaccccgaacccgaacccgaacccgaacccgaacccgaacccgaaccgaaACCCGA